In a genomic window of Nothobranchius furzeri strain GRZ-AD chromosome 14, NfurGRZ-RIMD1, whole genome shotgun sequence:
- the kcnj3a gene encoding G protein-activated inward rectifier potassium channel 1, whose translation MSALRKKFGDDYQVVTTSSSGSGFNQPPPEKKKKRQRFVDKNGRCNVQHGNLGGETSRYLSDLFTTLVDLKWRWNLFIFILTYTVAWLFMASMWWFIAYIRGDLNKAHNDKYTPCVANVYNFPSAFLFFIETEATIGYGYRYITDKCPEGIILFLFQSILGSIVDAFLIGCMFIKMSQPKKRAETLMFSEHAAISMRDGKLTLMFRVGNLRNSHMVSAQIRCKLLKSRQTPEGEFLPLDQLELDVGFSTGADQLFLVSPLTICHVIDTKSPFYELSQRSMQTEQFEIVVILEGIVETTGMTCQARTSYTEDEVLWGHRFFPVISLEEGFFKVDYSQFHATFEVPTPPYSVKEQEEALLLSSPLMAPSLCNSGEKNSSLDCLETLEDNDSTSKLPTKLQKITGRDGLPKKLLRMSSTTSEMTYSFGDLPMKLQRISSVPGVSEDKQAGKACKSMEPISKSVADLPPKLQRLAGGGGGRMDGHLPPKLRKMNSDRFT comes from the exons ATGTCTGCACTTCGAAAGAAATTTGGGGACGATTATCAGGTAGTGACCACCTCATCCAGCGGGTCTGGATTCAATCAGCCTCCCCcggagaaaaagaagaagaggcaGCGCTTCGTGGACAAGAACGGGCGATGCAACGTCCAGCATGGGAACCTGGGTGGTGAAACCAGCAGATACCTCTCAGACTTGTTCACAACACTGGTAGATTTGAAATGGCGCTGGAATCTGTTTATTTTCATCCTCACCTACACCGTGGCGTGGCTCTTCATGGCCTCCATGTGGTGGTTCATCGCCTACATCAGAGGAGACCTCAACAAGGCGCACAACGACAAGTACACTCCGTGCGTGGCCAACGTCTACAACTTCCCCTcggccttcctgttcttcatagagacCGAGGCCACGATAGGATACGGTTACAGATACATTACAGACAAATGCCCCGAGGGGATCATTCTCTTTCTTTTTCAGTCGATCCTCGGATCGATAGTCGACGCATTTCTGATCGGATGCATGTTCATCAAGATGTCTCAACCCAAGAAGAGGGCCGAGACGCTGATGTTCAGTGAACACGCAGCGATTTCCATGCGAGATGGGAAACTCACTCTCATGTTCAGGGTGGGCAACTTGCGTAATAGCCATATGGTGTCTGCACAGATCCGCTGCAAACTGCTGAAA TCTCGCCAAACGCCCGAAGGCGAGTTTCTTCCTCTGGATCAGTTGGAGCTGGACGTTGGTTTCAGCACTGGGGCAGACCAGCTCTTCCTCGTCTCTCCGCTGACGATTTGCCATGTCATTGACACCAAAAGCCCCTTCTACGAGCTCTCGCAGAGGTCCATGCAAACAGAGCAGTTTGAGATTGTGGTGATTCTAGAAGGGATCGTAGAGACCACAG GGATGACCTGCCAAGCAAGGACATCATACACCGAGGACGAGGTTCTGTGGGGACACCGGTTCTTCCCTGTCATCTCCTTGGAGGAGGGCTTCTTCAAGGTGGACTACTCTCAGTTTCATGCCACGTTTGAGGTGCCCACTCCTCCTTACAGTGTGAAAGAGCAGGAAGAGGCTCTGCTCCTCTCCTCGCCCCTCATGGCTCCGTCTCTGTGCAACAGCGGGGAGAAGAACAGCTCCCTGGACTGCCTGGAGACCCTGGAGGACAATGACAGCACCAGCAAGCTGCCTACCAAGCTCCAGAAGATCACCGGGCGGGACGGCCTGCCCAAGAAGCTGCTGAGGATGAGCTCAACCACCTCAGAGATGACTTACAGCTTTGGGGACCTGCCCATGAAGTTGCAACGTATCAGCTCTGTTCCTGGGGTCTCTGAGGATAAACAGGCAGGTAAGGCCTGTAAGAGCATGGAGCCCATCAGCAAGTCAGTGGCGGACTTACCGCCAAAGCTGCAGCGACTGGCTGGGGGAGGAGGGGGCAGGATGGATGGACACTTACCTCCTAAACTTAGGAAGATGAATTCTGATCGCTTTACATAA